One region of Pseudomonas alvandae genomic DNA includes:
- the folC gene encoding bifunctional tetrahydrofolate synthase/dihydrofolate synthase, with protein MTQRTLGEWLAYLEQLHPSAIDMGLERSQAVASRMGLAKPAPRVITVTGTNGKGSTCAFLASLLRAQGLNVGVYSSPHLLRYNERVQVNGIEASDAQLCEAFAAVEAGRGETSLTYFEMGTLAAFWLFARAGLDAVVLEVGLGGRLDTVNLVDADIALVTSIGVDHADYLGDTRESVAFEKAGIFRQGAPALCGDLDPPQPLLDKVRELSCPFFLRGRDFDLAMTEQHWQWRGSDAKGNPVELHDLPLLDLPMENAALALQAYLLLGLPWESGQIVQALQATRVVGRLDRRSFDWQGKRLNLLLDVGHNPHAALYLAERLARRPVTGKRLAVFGLLSDKDLDGVVDALNASVQHWAVAPLESPRSRPARELQAALQRRGASVDAYGSVAAALEGQCALATPDDEILLFGSFFCVAEALQWLARRSTEEAADGIAG; from the coding sequence ATGACCCAACGTACCCTGGGCGAATGGCTTGCCTACCTCGAGCAGTTGCATCCATCGGCCATCGACATGGGGTTGGAGCGCTCGCAAGCGGTAGCGTCCCGCATGGGACTGGCCAAGCCGGCGCCTCGGGTCATCACCGTCACCGGCACCAACGGCAAGGGTTCGACCTGCGCCTTCCTGGCCTCGCTGCTGCGGGCCCAGGGGTTGAATGTCGGTGTCTACAGTTCGCCGCACCTGCTGCGCTACAACGAGCGGGTGCAGGTCAACGGCATCGAAGCCTCCGACGCGCAGCTGTGCGAAGCCTTCGCGGCGGTGGAAGCCGGGCGAGGCGAGACTTCCCTGACCTATTTCGAAATGGGCACCCTGGCGGCGTTCTGGCTGTTCGCCCGTGCCGGCCTGGATGCCGTCGTGCTCGAAGTTGGCCTGGGTGGGCGTCTGGATACGGTCAATCTCGTGGACGCGGACATCGCCCTGGTCACCAGTATCGGCGTGGATCACGCCGATTACCTGGGCGACACCCGTGAATCCGTGGCTTTCGAGAAGGCCGGCATCTTTCGCCAGGGTGCGCCGGCACTCTGCGGCGATCTCGATCCGCCGCAACCGTTGCTGGATAAAGTTCGCGAGCTGAGTTGCCCGTTCTTTCTGCGTGGGCGGGACTTCGACCTGGCCATGACCGAGCAGCACTGGCAATGGCGTGGCAGCGATGCCAAGGGCAACCCGGTGGAGCTGCATGACCTGCCGCTGCTGGACTTGCCGATGGAGAACGCCGCGCTGGCACTCCAGGCCTACCTATTGCTGGGCTTGCCCTGGGAGTCCGGGCAGATTGTCCAGGCGTTGCAGGCGACTCGCGTCGTCGGTCGTCTTGATCGCCGCTCGTTCGATTGGCAAGGCAAGCGCCTGAACCTGTTGCTGGATGTCGGCCACAACCCCCACGCGGCGCTGTATCTGGCGGAACGCCTGGCGCGCCGTCCGGTGACAGGTAAGCGCCTGGCGGTGTTCGGGCTGCTATCGGACAAGGACCTGGATGGCGTTGTCGACGCGTTGAATGCTAGTGTCCAGCACTGGGCCGTGGCGCCGCTGGAATCACCGCGTTCGCGTCCGGCCAGAGAGTTGCAGGCAGCCTTGCAGCGTCGTGGCGCTTCGGTGGATGCTTATGGCAGCGTCGCCGCCGCCCTGGAAGGGCAGTGTGCCCTGGCGACACCCGATGACGAGATCCTGTTGTTCGGCTCATTTTTTTGCGTTGCCGAGGCCCTGCAATGGCTGGCCCGGCGCTCCACGGAGGAAGCTGCAGATGGCATTGCTGGATAA
- a CDS encoding CvpA family protein, with protein MPFTWVDWAIVAIVAISALISLSRGFVKEALSLLTWIIAGVVAWMFGGSLSQYLAGYIETPSARVIAGCAILFIATLLVGAMINYLIGELIRVTGLSGTDRFLGMAFGAARGALLVVVAVGLLSLGPVQQDTWWQESRLVPQFLLVADWSKNLILGWSSQWLASGISVPAEIPFKEHLLPTAKTPQ; from the coding sequence GTGCCATTTACCTGGGTTGACTGGGCGATCGTTGCAATCGTCGCCATCTCCGCTTTGATCAGTCTGAGTCGCGGCTTCGTCAAGGAAGCGCTCTCGCTGCTGACCTGGATCATTGCGGGAGTCGTAGCCTGGATGTTTGGTGGCTCGTTGTCCCAGTACCTCGCCGGATACATCGAAACACCGTCGGCCCGCGTGATCGCGGGCTGTGCCATCTTGTTTATCGCCACCTTGCTGGTGGGCGCAATGATCAATTATCTGATCGGCGAACTGATTCGCGTCACCGGGCTTTCCGGGACGGACCGGTTCCTGGGCATGGCCTTCGGCGCGGCGCGTGGCGCGTTGCTGGTGGTCGTCGCCGTCGGGCTGTTGAGCCTGGGGCCGGTACAGCAGGATACGTGGTGGCAGGAGTCCCGGCTCGTGCCACAATTTCTATTGGTCGCAGACTGGTCCAAGAACCTGATCCTGGGTTGGAGCAGTCAGTGGCTTGCCAGCGGTATCAGCGTACCCGCTGAAATACCGTTCAAGGAACACCTCTTGCCGACGGCCAAAACGCCGCAGTGA
- the accD gene encoding acetyl-CoA carboxylase, carboxyltransferase subunit beta, translated as MSNWLVDKLIPSIMRSEVKKSSVPEGLWHKCPSCEAVLYRPELEKTLDVCPKCNHHMRIGARARIDIFLDAEGRVELGADLEPVDRLKFRDGKKYKDRLTAAQKQTGEKDALVSMSGTLLGMPVVVSAFEFSFMGGSMGAIVGERFVRAANYALENRCPMICFAASGGARMQEALISLMQMAKTSAVLARLREEGIPFISVLTDPVYGGVSASLAMLGDVIVGEPKALIGFAGPRVIEQTVREKLPEGFQRSEFLLEHGAIDMIIHRQELRPRLGNLLAQLMGLPTPKFVATPIEPMVVPPVPAGL; from the coding sequence ATGAGCAACTGGTTGGTAGACAAACTGATCCCTTCGATCATGCGTTCCGAGGTAAAGAAAAGCTCGGTGCCTGAAGGTCTGTGGCACAAATGTCCTTCCTGCGAAGCGGTGCTGTACCGCCCTGAGCTGGAAAAGACCCTGGACGTTTGCCCCAAGTGCAATCACCACATGCGCATCGGCGCGCGTGCCCGTATCGATATTTTCCTGGACGCCGAAGGTCGCGTGGAGCTGGGCGCTGACCTGGAGCCCGTGGACCGCCTGAAGTTCCGCGACGGCAAGAAGTACAAGGATCGCCTGACCGCGGCCCAGAAGCAGACCGGCGAGAAAGACGCCCTGGTGTCCATGAGCGGCACCCTGCTGGGCATGCCGGTGGTGGTTTCGGCCTTCGAATTTTCCTTCATGGGCGGTTCCATGGGCGCCATCGTCGGCGAGCGCTTCGTTCGCGCCGCCAACTACGCCCTGGAAAACCGTTGCCCGATGATCTGCTTCGCCGCCTCCGGTGGCGCGCGGATGCAGGAAGCCCTGATCTCGCTGATGCAAATGGCCAAGACCTCCGCGGTGCTGGCGCGTCTGCGCGAAGAAGGCATCCCGTTCATCTCGGTGCTGACCGACCCGGTCTACGGCGGTGTTTCCGCCAGCCTGGCGATGCTCGGCGACGTGATCGTCGGCGAGCCGAAAGCCCTGATCGGCTTTGCCGGCCCTCGCGTAATCGAACAGACCGTGCGTGAAAAGCTGCCGGAAGGTTTCCAGCGCAGCGAATTCCTGCTTGAACACGGCGCCATCGACATGATCATTCATCGTCAGGAACTGCGTCCGCGCCTGGGTAACCTGCTGGCGCAGTTGATGGGCCTGCCGACGCCCAAGTTCGTCGCCACGCCGATCGAACCGATGGTGGTTCCGCCGGTGCCTGCAGGCCTATGA
- the purF gene encoding amidophosphoribosyltransferase, whose protein sequence is MCGIVGIVGKSNVNQALYDALTVLQHRGQDAAGIVTSHDGRLFLRKDNGLVRDVFHQRHMQRLVGHMGIGHVRYPTAGSSTSAEAQPFYVNSPYGITLAHNGNLTNVEQLAKEIYESDLRHVNTSSDSEVMLNVFAHELAQRGKLQPTEEDVFAAVTDVHNRCVGGYSVVAMITGYGIVGFRDPHGIRPIVFGQRHTDEGVEYMIASESVSLDVLGFTLIRDLAPGEAVYITEDGKLYTRQCATNPSLTPCIFEHVYLARPDSIIDGISVYKARLRMGEKLADKILRERPDHDIDVVIPIPDTSRTAALELANHLGVKFREGFVKNRYIGRTFIMPGQAARKKSVRQKLNAIELEFRGKNVMLVDDSIVRGTTCKQIIQMAREAGAKNVYFCSAAPAVRYPNVYGIDMPSAHELIAHNRTTQEVADLIGADWLIYQDLPDLIEAVGGGKIKIEQFDCAVFDGKYVTGDIDEAYLNRIENARNDASKAKTQAVSAIIDLYNN, encoded by the coding sequence ATGTGTGGCATCGTCGGTATCGTCGGTAAGTCGAACGTCAATCAGGCGCTGTATGACGCGCTAACCGTGCTCCAGCACCGCGGCCAGGACGCTGCCGGTATCGTGACCAGCCATGACGGCCGGTTATTCCTGCGCAAGGACAACGGCCTGGTGCGTGACGTGTTCCATCAGCGTCACATGCAGCGCCTGGTCGGCCACATGGGCATCGGCCATGTGCGCTATCCGACAGCGGGCAGCTCGACTTCGGCCGAAGCCCAGCCGTTCTACGTCAACTCGCCGTACGGCATCACCTTGGCACACAACGGCAACCTGACCAACGTCGAGCAACTGGCCAAGGAGATCTACGAATCTGACTTGCGCCACGTCAACACCAGTTCCGACTCGGAAGTGATGCTCAACGTCTTCGCCCACGAGCTGGCCCAGCGCGGCAAGCTGCAGCCGACCGAAGAAGACGTGTTCGCTGCCGTGACCGACGTGCACAACCGTTGCGTGGGTGGCTACTCGGTGGTGGCGATGATCACCGGCTACGGCATCGTCGGCTTCCGCGATCCGCACGGTATTCGTCCGATCGTGTTCGGCCAACGTCACACCGACGAAGGCGTCGAGTACATGATCGCCTCCGAGAGCGTGTCCCTGGACGTGCTCGGTTTCACCCTGATTCGCGACCTGGCTCCGGGCGAAGCGGTCTACATCACTGAAGACGGCAAGCTGTACACCCGCCAGTGCGCGACCAACCCGAGCCTGACCCCGTGCATCTTCGAGCACGTCTACCTGGCGCGCCCGGACTCGATCATCGACGGTATCTCGGTCTACAAGGCGCGCCTGCGCATGGGCGAGAAGCTGGCCGACAAGATCCTGCGCGAGCGCCCGGACCATGATATCGACGTGGTCATCCCGATCCCGGACACCAGCCGCACCGCGGCCCTGGAACTGGCGAACCACCTGGGCGTGAAGTTCCGCGAAGGCTTCGTGAAGAACCGCTACATCGGCCGTACCTTCATCATGCCGGGCCAGGCCGCACGGAAGAAATCCGTACGCCAGAAACTCAATGCCATCGAGCTGGAATTCCGCGGCAAGAACGTGATGCTGGTGGACGACTCCATCGTGCGCGGCACCACTTGCAAGCAGATCATCCAGATGGCCCGCGAAGCTGGCGCCAAGAACGTCTACTTCTGCTCGGCGGCCCCGGCCGTGCGCTACCCGAACGTCTACGGCATCGACATGCCGAGTGCCCATGAGCTGATCGCTCATAACCGCACGACCCAGGAAGTGGCCGACCTGATCGGCGCCGACTGGCTGATCTACCAGGACTTGCCTGACCTCATCGAAGCGGTGGGTGGCGGCAAGATCAAGATCGAGCAGTTCGATTGCGCGGTATTCGACGGCAAGTACGTCACCGGCGACATCGACGAGGCCTACCTGAACCGGATCGAGAACGCGCGTAACGACGCGTCCAAGGCCAAGACTCAGGCGGTCAGCGCGATCATCGATCTGTACAACAACTAA
- a CDS encoding SPOR domain-containing protein, translating to MALLDKAYKQRMVGALVLVALAVIFLPMLFSRQDEQRQVTVDAPAAPQAPSVPPVQVEQVAVPEPQALPQEPVPSDEELAQEPAAPTAPVAPAPTVPSKPAVAPTPVPAAPAIKPAPTQPITAAPKPDTTQSRVDANGLSVSWSVQLASLTSRDSAEKLQKNLRSQGYNAYIRSADGKNRVFVGPLIERAEADRLRDLLNRQQNLKGFVVRFQPERG from the coding sequence ATGGCATTGCTGGATAAGGCGTACAAGCAGCGCATGGTCGGGGCCCTGGTATTGGTGGCCCTGGCGGTGATCTTCCTGCCGATGCTGTTTTCCCGTCAGGACGAGCAGCGCCAGGTCACGGTTGATGCGCCGGCCGCCCCGCAGGCGCCTTCGGTGCCGCCTGTGCAGGTTGAGCAGGTCGCGGTTCCCGAGCCCCAGGCGCTGCCTCAGGAGCCGGTGCCGAGCGATGAAGAACTCGCCCAGGAACCTGCTGCGCCAACAGCGCCTGTCGCGCCCGCTCCGACTGTGCCGAGCAAGCCAGCCGTCGCGCCAACGCCTGTTCCGGCGGCACCCGCTATCAAGCCAGCCCCGACCCAGCCGATCACCGCAGCCCCCAAGCCGGACACCACGCAAAGCCGTGTGGATGCCAATGGCCTGTCGGTCAGTTGGTCGGTGCAACTGGCCAGCCTGACCAGTCGTGACAGCGCCGAAAAACTGCAGAAAAACCTGCGCAGCCAGGGCTACAACGCCTACATCCGTTCTGCCGATGGCAAGAATCGGGTCTTTGTCGGTCCGTTGATCGAGCGTGCCGAGGCCGACCGCCTGCGCGACCTGCTCAATCGCCAGCAGAACCTCAAGGGCTTTGTGGTGCGCTTCCAGCCAGAGCGCGGTTGA
- a CDS encoding O-succinylhomoserine sulfhydrylase has product MSQDWDAGRLDSDLDGVAFDTLAVRAGQHRTPEAEHGDPMFFTSSYVFRTAADAAARFAGEVPGNVYSRYTNPTVRAFEERIAALEGAEQAVATATGMAAVMAVVMSLCSAGDHVLVSRSVFGSTISLFEKYFKRFGVEVDYVPLADLSAWDAAIKANTKLLFVESPSNPLAELVDIAALAEIAHAKGSMLVVDNCFCTPALQQPLKLGADVVVHSATKFIDGQGRCMGGVVAGRGEQMKEVVGFLRTAGPTLSPFNAWVFLKGLETLGLRMKAHCANAQALAEWLEQQEGIEKVHYAGLKSHPQHELALRQQRGFGAVVSFEVKGGKEGAWRFIDATRLISITANLGDSKTTITHPSTTSHGRLSPQERESAGIRDSLIRVAVGLEDVADLQADLARGLAAL; this is encoded by the coding sequence ATGAGTCAGGATTGGGATGCCGGTCGGCTGGACAGCGACCTTGACGGCGTAGCGTTCGATACCCTGGCGGTTCGCGCGGGCCAGCACCGTACACCGGAAGCCGAACATGGCGATCCGATGTTCTTTACCTCCAGCTACGTATTCCGCACCGCTGCCGATGCGGCTGCGCGCTTTGCTGGTGAAGTGCCGGGTAACGTCTATTCGCGTTATACCAACCCCACCGTGCGGGCTTTCGAGGAACGTATCGCCGCCCTGGAAGGCGCCGAGCAAGCGGTTGCCACCGCCACTGGCATGGCCGCGGTCATGGCCGTGGTGATGAGCCTGTGCAGCGCCGGCGACCATGTGCTGGTGTCGCGCAGCGTCTTCGGTTCGACCATCAGCCTGTTCGAAAAATACTTCAAGCGTTTCGGCGTGGAAGTCGATTACGTACCCTTGGCGGACCTATCCGCTTGGGACGCTGCCATCAAGGCCAATACCAAGCTGCTCTTCGTCGAATCGCCTTCCAATCCCCTGGCTGAGCTGGTGGACATCGCCGCACTGGCGGAAATCGCCCATGCCAAGGGCTCCATGCTGGTGGTCGACAACTGCTTCTGCACGCCAGCGCTGCAACAACCGCTGAAGCTGGGCGCGGACGTGGTGGTGCATTCGGCGACCAAGTTCATCGACGGCCAGGGCCGTTGCATGGGCGGTGTCGTCGCCGGTCGTGGCGAGCAGATGAAAGAGGTCGTGGGCTTCCTGCGCACCGCCGGGCCGACCCTCAGCCCGTTCAACGCCTGGGTCTTCCTGAAAGGCTTGGAAACCCTCGGCCTGCGGATGAAGGCCCATTGCGCCAATGCCCAGGCCTTGGCCGAGTGGCTGGAGCAGCAGGAGGGCATCGAGAAAGTGCATTACGCCGGCCTCAAGAGCCATCCGCAGCATGAACTGGCCTTGCGTCAGCAGCGTGGTTTTGGCGCAGTGGTGAGCTTCGAGGTCAAGGGGGGCAAGGAGGGCGCCTGGCGCTTCATCGACGCGACCCGATTGATTTCCATCACCGCCAACCTGGGTGACAGCAAGACCACCATTACCCATCCGAGCACCACGTCCCACGGTCGCCTGTCCCCCCAGGAGCGTGAATCGGCGGGTATTCGTGACAGCCTGATCCGCGTGGCGGTCGGCCTCGAAGATGTGGCGGATTTGCAAGCCGACCTGGCTCGCGGGTTGGCGGCCTTGTGA